A window from Longimicrobium sp. encodes these proteins:
- a CDS encoding NAD-glutamate dehydrogenase domain-containing protein, translating to MSTTNPAATGAAPAVTVDGLCAHLGNLQRADRGVLCDFARLFFAKVPRSIAEERSPEELAAMTVGAWEFLLRSRPDQVNVELVDPGEEGWPAPVTAIRAEVGDRPFIVDTIREYLNAENIPILHYIYPVLRVERDGAGAIVAVGAGAGGGPGSLEALVHCEVPHVARPERRAEIRDEVARRLTDVVKATRDFNAMLSAVDAATAAVEGYAARDGEHTDEYREYVDFLRWIREGNFVFLGFRGYDVHDERLSVDAGSGLGILADSESSAYAAPRPLAELSDELRARVVGGPLLVVSKANRESTVHRRARMDYIGVKKLDDAGKIVGEWRFLGLFTSQAYSQSPSEVPVLRLKLRRILEASGTRPGSHDYKEIISIVASMPKEELFQASAEQLHDEVNAVLGQLFSNEVRVVLRPDPLRTEVAAMVILPRGRYSADMRAQIGTLLSERLGGTVRSHHVAFSSGDQARLHIYLSLHADAAPVEAPTERQLERDLNVLLRTWADRLEESLAGVVEPGEARRLATAYAARFGEEYRAASIPAAAVHDVMELEGMRARGETVGLAIRQPVEGETVSPGATVLKLYLQDERLVLSDFMPILEDTGVRVLEVDTFELLHPGEPTLRVYSFNVQTRDGEPIPDDLAPALAECLLAARAGDAPRDPFNALILRAGLRWRQADVLRTYANYASQIGAVPSRLAPVRALSAHPRIARLLVDAFETRFDPARTGRDEAQETIHGELVRELEGVTSLADDRALRRLMNLIDATVRTNYFRHGAATPTGRSGGVPYVSIKVRNADVEELKKSRLLYEIYVHSSRMEGVHLRGASVSRGGIRWSDRPDDFRTEVLGLVLTQVVKNATIVPSGSKGGFITKRVFTERDAQMEEARQQYMTLMRGLLDLTDNIVEGKVVPPQDVVRHDGDDPYLVVAADKGTAHLSDTANAVAAEYGFWLGDAFASGGSHGYDHKREGITARGAWECVKRHFREMGKDIQRTPFTVAGVGDMSGDVFGNGMLLSEQIRLLAAFDHRHVFIDPSPDPAASFAERKRMFALPRSSWEDYDRALWSPGAMLVPRASKEVVLTPEARRALGIPESVDRLDGEGLVRAVLTAPVELLWNGGIGTYVKDAEETHADAGDTTNDPVRVDAQELRCQVVGEGGNLGFTQRARISAALKGVRLNTDALDNSAGVDMSDHEVNLKILLNRVVEGGGLTLEGRNELLASMTDQVSELVLRNNIGQSLAVSLDQTRSKDALDDFAALIGQLERDRRLDREQEGIPAPEEIRERAREGLGLTRPTLSVLLAHSKLYAKAQLLESDVLDDPAMDSYLVHYFPPAAVEAAGESLVHAHQLRREIVATELVNDLGNLMGSSFLHRVSRDSGVEIPRVVRAWLVASRIAGAPEIRTDLATLEGRFPSETVYRWLSGLARVLEATTHWVLANTAPDTPTPALIDEGRAGLATLRGSFARFVAGEDRSLFLSRLGELQDLGVDRTMAERLITLRFLPQLLEIVAAARAAGTETLRTAEAYYLVSERVGTARLRESLRTAAGDDPWDRRHAQALADDVAAAQRRLVAETQARADGASPAAALAALEEERGREMAALRELLAELRPDSPLSAHALAVRLLTAVAPGG from the coding sequence ATGAGCACGACGAATCCGGCGGCCACGGGCGCCGCCCCGGCAGTCACCGTGGACGGCCTCTGCGCCCACCTCGGCAACCTGCAGCGCGCCGACAGGGGCGTGCTGTGCGACTTCGCGCGCCTCTTCTTCGCCAAGGTGCCGCGCTCCATCGCCGAAGAGCGCTCGCCTGAAGAGCTGGCAGCGATGACCGTGGGCGCCTGGGAGTTCCTCCTCCGCTCGCGGCCCGACCAGGTGAACGTCGAGCTGGTCGATCCTGGCGAGGAGGGGTGGCCCGCTCCCGTCACCGCCATCCGCGCGGAGGTGGGGGACAGGCCGTTCATCGTGGACACCATCCGCGAGTACCTCAACGCGGAGAACATCCCCATCCTGCACTACATCTACCCCGTGCTGCGCGTGGAGCGCGACGGCGCCGGGGCGATCGTGGCGGTGGGGGCGGGCGCGGGCGGCGGGCCCGGTTCGCTGGAGGCGCTGGTGCACTGCGAGGTCCCGCACGTGGCGCGTCCGGAGCGGCGCGCCGAGATCCGCGACGAGGTCGCACGCCGCCTGACCGACGTGGTGAAGGCCACGCGCGACTTCAACGCCATGCTGTCGGCGGTGGACGCGGCCACGGCCGCCGTGGAGGGCTACGCCGCGCGCGACGGCGAGCACACGGACGAGTACCGCGAGTACGTGGACTTCCTGCGCTGGATCCGCGAGGGCAACTTCGTCTTCCTCGGCTTCCGCGGCTACGATGTGCACGACGAGCGCCTCTCCGTGGACGCCGGCTCCGGGCTCGGCATCCTGGCCGACTCGGAGTCGTCCGCGTACGCCGCGCCCAGGCCGCTGGCAGAGCTCTCCGACGAGTTGCGCGCGCGCGTGGTGGGCGGGCCGCTGCTGGTGGTGAGCAAGGCCAACCGCGAGAGCACGGTGCACCGCCGCGCGCGGATGGACTACATCGGCGTGAAGAAGCTGGACGACGCGGGGAAGATCGTGGGCGAGTGGCGCTTCCTGGGGCTCTTCACCTCGCAGGCGTACTCGCAGAGCCCTTCCGAGGTCCCCGTGCTGCGGTTGAAGCTGCGCCGCATCCTGGAGGCGAGCGGCACGCGCCCCGGCTCGCACGACTACAAGGAGATCATCTCCATCGTGGCGTCGATGCCCAAGGAAGAGCTCTTCCAGGCATCGGCCGAGCAGCTCCACGACGAGGTCAACGCGGTCCTCGGGCAGCTCTTCAGCAACGAAGTGCGCGTCGTGCTGCGTCCCGATCCGCTGCGCACCGAGGTCGCCGCCATGGTGATCCTCCCCCGCGGCCGCTACAGCGCCGACATGCGCGCGCAGATCGGAACGCTCCTTTCGGAGCGGCTGGGAGGCACGGTGCGCTCGCACCACGTCGCCTTCTCCTCGGGCGACCAGGCGCGCCTCCACATCTACCTCTCGCTGCACGCCGATGCCGCGCCGGTGGAAGCGCCGACCGAGCGGCAGCTGGAGCGCGATCTGAACGTCCTGCTGCGCACCTGGGCGGATCGGCTGGAGGAGTCGCTCGCGGGTGTGGTGGAGCCCGGCGAGGCGCGGCGGCTGGCCACGGCCTACGCGGCCCGCTTCGGCGAGGAGTATCGCGCCGCCAGCATTCCCGCGGCGGCGGTGCACGACGTGATGGAGCTGGAGGGGATGCGCGCCCGCGGCGAGACGGTGGGCCTCGCCATCCGTCAGCCGGTGGAAGGAGAGACGGTGAGCCCCGGCGCCACCGTCCTCAAGCTGTACCTGCAGGACGAGCGGCTCGTCCTTTCCGACTTCATGCCCATCCTGGAAGACACTGGGGTGCGCGTGCTGGAAGTGGACACCTTTGAGCTCCTGCACCCCGGCGAGCCCACGCTGCGCGTCTACTCCTTCAACGTGCAGACGCGCGACGGCGAGCCGATCCCCGACGACCTGGCCCCCGCGCTGGCGGAGTGCCTCCTCGCCGCCCGCGCCGGCGACGCGCCGCGCGATCCCTTCAATGCGCTGATCCTGCGCGCCGGCCTGCGCTGGCGCCAGGCGGACGTGCTGCGCACCTACGCCAATTACGCGTCGCAGATCGGCGCGGTGCCCTCGCGGCTGGCGCCGGTGCGCGCCCTCTCCGCGCATCCGCGCATCGCCCGCCTGCTGGTGGATGCCTTCGAGACGCGCTTCGACCCCGCCCGCACCGGCCGCGACGAGGCGCAGGAGACCATCCACGGCGAGCTGGTCCGCGAGCTGGAGGGGGTCACCTCGCTGGCGGACGACCGCGCGCTGCGGCGGCTGATGAACCTGATCGACGCCACCGTCCGCACCAACTACTTCCGCCACGGCGCGGCCACCCCCACGGGGCGCAGCGGCGGCGTGCCGTACGTCTCCATCAAGGTGCGCAACGCGGACGTCGAGGAGCTGAAGAAGAGCCGGCTCCTCTACGAGATCTACGTGCACTCGTCGCGCATGGAGGGGGTGCACCTGCGCGGCGCATCCGTGTCGCGCGGCGGCATCCGCTGGAGCGACCGGCCGGACGACTTCCGCACCGAAGTGCTGGGGCTGGTGCTGACGCAGGTGGTCAAGAACGCCACCATCGTCCCCAGCGGCTCCAAGGGCGGCTTCATCACCAAGCGCGTTTTCACCGAGCGCGATGCGCAGATGGAGGAGGCGCGCCAGCAGTACATGACGCTGATGCGCGGCCTGCTGGACCTCACCGACAACATCGTCGAGGGGAAGGTGGTGCCGCCCCAGGACGTGGTGCGCCACGACGGCGACGACCCGTACCTGGTGGTGGCCGCGGACAAGGGCACGGCGCACCTTTCGGACACGGCAAACGCGGTGGCGGCGGAGTACGGCTTCTGGCTGGGCGACGCCTTCGCCAGCGGCGGGAGCCACGGCTACGACCACAAGCGCGAGGGGATCACCGCCCGCGGCGCGTGGGAGTGCGTCAAGCGCCACTTCCGCGAGATGGGCAAGGACATCCAGCGCACGCCCTTCACCGTGGCCGGGGTGGGCGACATGAGCGGCGACGTCTTCGGCAACGGAATGCTCCTTTCCGAGCAGATCCGCCTGCTGGCCGCCTTCGACCACCGCCACGTCTTCATCGACCCCAGCCCCGATCCGGCGGCGTCGTTCGCGGAGCGGAAGCGGATGTTCGCCCTGCCGCGCTCGTCGTGGGAGGACTACGACCGCGCCCTCTGGTCGCCGGGCGCCATGCTCGTTCCGCGCGCCTCCAAGGAGGTCGTGCTGACCCCCGAAGCCCGGCGTGCGCTCGGCATCCCCGAGAGCGTGGATCGGCTGGACGGCGAAGGCCTCGTGCGCGCGGTGCTCACCGCGCCCGTGGAGCTGCTGTGGAACGGCGGCATCGGCACCTACGTCAAGGACGCCGAGGAGACCCACGCCGACGCGGGCGACACCACCAACGATCCGGTGCGGGTGGACGCGCAGGAGCTCCGCTGCCAGGTGGTGGGAGAGGGCGGCAACCTCGGCTTCACGCAGCGCGCGCGCATCTCGGCCGCACTCAAGGGGGTGCGGCTCAACACCGACGCGCTGGACAACTCGGCCGGCGTGGACATGAGCGACCACGAGGTCAACCTCAAGATCCTCCTCAACCGCGTGGTCGAAGGAGGCGGGCTGACGTTGGAAGGCCGCAACGAGCTCCTCGCTTCCATGACGGACCAGGTGAGCGAGCTGGTGCTGCGCAACAACATCGGCCAGTCGCTCGCCGTGTCGCTGGACCAGACGCGCTCAAAGGATGCGCTGGACGACTTCGCGGCGCTGATCGGCCAGCTCGAGCGCGACCGCCGCCTCGACCGCGAGCAGGAGGGGATTCCCGCGCCGGAGGAGATCCGCGAGCGGGCGCGCGAGGGGCTGGGGCTCACGCGTCCCACGCTGAGCGTGCTGCTGGCGCACTCCAAGCTGTACGCCAAGGCGCAGCTCCTGGAGAGCGACGTCCTGGACGATCCGGCGATGGACAGCTACCTCGTCCACTACTTCCCGCCGGCCGCCGTGGAAGCCGCGGGGGAGTCGCTGGTGCACGCCCACCAGCTCCGCCGCGAGATCGTGGCGACGGAGCTGGTGAACGACCTGGGGAACCTGATGGGCTCCTCGTTCCTCCACCGCGTCTCGCGCGACTCGGGGGTGGAGATCCCGCGGGTGGTGCGCGCATGGCTGGTCGCGTCGCGCATCGCCGGCGCGCCGGAGATCCGCACCGACCTCGCGACGCTGGAAGGGCGCTTCCCTTCGGAGACGGTGTACCGCTGGCTCAGCGGCCTGGCGCGCGTGCTGGAGGCGACCACGCACTGGGTCCTCGCCAACACCGCGCCGGACACGCCCACCCCCGCCCTGATCGACGAGGGGCGCGCGGGGCTGGCGACGCTGCGAGGTTCCTTTGCGCGCTTCGTGGCGGGCGAGGACCGGAGCCTCTTCCTCTCGCGCCTGGGCGAGCTGCAGGACCTGGGAGTCGATCGCACGATGGCGGAGCGGCTCATCACGCTGCGCTTCCTCCCGCAGCTCCTGGAGATCGTCGCCGCCGCCCGCGCCGCGGGCACGGAGACGCTGCGCACCGCCGAGGCCTACTACCTGGTCTCGGAGCGCGTCGGCACCGCGCGCCTGCGCGAGAGCCTGCGCACCGCCGCCGGCGACGACCCCTGGGACCGCCGCCACGCCCAGGCCCTGGCCGACGACGTCGCCGCCGCGCAACGCCGCCTGGTCGCCGAAACGCAGGCGCGCGCCGACGGGGCCTCTCCCGCCGCCGCACTCGCCGCGCTGGAGGAGGAGCGGGGCCGCGAGATGGCCGCCCTCCGCGAGCTCCTCGCCGAGCTGCGGCCCGACTCGCCGCTGTCGGCCCACGCACTCGCCGTGCGGCTGCTGACGGCGGTGGCGCCGGGAGGGTGA
- a CDS encoding type II toxin-antitoxin system HicB family antitoxin, with protein MKRYPIVVEETETGFSAYSPDLPGCISTGATRGEVEANMHEAVEFHIEDLRLDGLPVPEPSNETPMSR; from the coding sequence ATGAAGCGCTATCCGATCGTTGTCGAAGAGACGGAGACTGGATTCTCCGCATACTCGCCCGATCTGCCAGGCTGCATCAGCACCGGTGCGACGCGGGGCGAGGTCGAAGCGAACATGCACGAAGCGGTGGAGTTCCACATCGAGGATCTGCGCCTGGACGGCCTGCCGGTGCCGGAGCCCTCGAACGAAACGCCTATGTCGAGGTAG
- a CDS encoding sigma-70 family RNA polymerase sigma factor has product MSAPEAGADYDALFRRVYPSLFRYLQRLTGDTDAADDMAQEAFVRLLGRKLPEDEARLWLFTVATNLFRDRTRMSKRRERILTANPWRPAALPGPEELLERSRAVDGVRRALDQIAPRDRQMLLMREEGFRYDEIAQAAGVAPGSVGTLLARAARRFAAVYERHEEKDDEALG; this is encoded by the coding sequence TTGAGCGCGCCGGAGGCCGGCGCGGACTACGACGCCCTCTTCCGGCGGGTGTACCCGTCGCTCTTCCGCTACCTGCAACGCCTTACGGGCGACACGGATGCGGCGGACGACATGGCCCAGGAGGCGTTCGTGCGCCTGCTGGGCCGCAAGCTGCCCGAAGACGAGGCCCGGCTCTGGCTCTTTACCGTGGCCACGAACCTCTTTCGCGACCGCACGCGCATGTCCAAGCGGCGCGAGCGGATCCTGACCGCCAACCCCTGGCGGCCGGCGGCCCTTCCCGGGCCTGAAGAGCTGCTGGAGCGCTCGCGCGCGGTGGACGGCGTGCGGCGTGCACTGGACCAGATCGCCCCCCGCGACCGGCAGATGCTGCTGATGCGCGAGGAGGGCTTCCGATACGACGAGATCGCGCAGGCGGCGGGGGTCGCGCCGGGCTCGGTGGGCACCCTGCTCGCCCGGGCCGCGCGGCGCTTCGCGGCGGTATACGAGAGACACGAGGAAAAGGACGATGAAGCACTTGGATGA
- a CDS encoding TonB-dependent receptor, which produces MFLHFALALAVASAPADTVPTGAVRGVVQSDRSGLPVAMAVVEVRSGAAPPAARSITDSTGAYELRGIAPGRHTLRVHHLEHTPLEMEVLVPGGGVVTLDLALRYRPLALDTVRARRPGEIRMGDTVAAERHEVAWVDSRALEEGPGLDKALATTPDGSDPADPGEVFHVRGSAADLKLVLLDGAPVYAPFHMGGLMDAFEPGVLRSARLYLGGAPARFDGGLSYVMDLATRGGNPERHSLAGSVDVVSSRGVLEGPLPRGATYLASGRLVHGAWMRGLEGDDFPYRYKDGVARVDVPLAGGVLRATGFANEEGATADRDRSFAGWRNVAGSVRYRGGWLGEDGELTVAGGGFTAALRHYGIHVLAQRGLTERARVALDLGRSAGPVRLRYGAAYEYTRVRYEVDEAALGWAPLVRTHTYGGATAAYVDATWQPSARVSLRGGVRGDSYRYSPRTTLSPRGSITWLVGDRAALTLAAGRYHQYVRTRTFSDGDPPPSFADSVRRNVASELVVASANHVSVGLDQELSDGVRLGVEGFYKRFRDVPTLPGKAAYNSGMELWVRRGTGRLTGWIGYTLTWAWSLEDDGLSADDIVGRQVLSAGLATPLGRAAKLSARFQYGSGLSASRILPGTADRSAFQPESQNALATASEPLLAVPSEEPYLRLDAELSRTWTPLLAGRRTELTPYFRVINALDQREPLFYQPGPDGEDSRTAVGGFPILPVLGLTFRF; this is translated from the coding sequence GTGTTCCTCCACTTTGCGCTCGCCCTGGCCGTGGCCTCCGCCCCGGCCGACACCGTCCCCACGGGGGCGGTGCGCGGCGTGGTGCAGAGCGACCGCAGCGGGCTTCCCGTAGCGATGGCGGTGGTGGAGGTGCGCAGCGGCGCGGCCCCACCGGCCGCGCGCTCCATCACCGACAGCACCGGCGCCTACGAGCTCCGCGGCATAGCGCCGGGGCGCCACACCCTGCGCGTCCACCACCTGGAGCACACGCCGCTGGAGATGGAGGTGCTGGTCCCCGGCGGCGGTGTGGTGACGCTGGACCTCGCCCTCCGCTACCGCCCCCTGGCGCTGGACACGGTGCGCGCCCGCCGCCCCGGCGAGATCCGCATGGGCGACACGGTGGCGGCCGAGCGGCACGAGGTGGCGTGGGTGGACTCGCGCGCGCTGGAGGAAGGACCGGGGCTGGACAAGGCCCTCGCCACCACCCCGGACGGAAGCGACCCGGCCGATCCCGGGGAGGTGTTCCACGTCCGCGGCTCGGCGGCGGACCTCAAGCTGGTGCTGCTGGACGGAGCGCCGGTGTACGCGCCCTTCCACATGGGCGGGCTGATGGATGCGTTCGAGCCCGGCGTCCTCCGCTCGGCGCGCCTCTACCTGGGAGGCGCCCCGGCGCGGTTCGACGGCGGGCTCAGCTACGTGATGGACCTGGCCACCCGCGGCGGCAACCCGGAGCGCCACTCGCTGGCCGGCTCGGTGGACGTGGTGAGCTCGCGCGGGGTGCTGGAGGGCCCGCTCCCCCGCGGCGCCACCTACCTGGCGAGCGGCCGGCTGGTGCACGGCGCCTGGATGCGGGGGCTGGAGGGCGACGACTTCCCGTACCGCTACAAGGACGGCGTGGCGCGCGTGGACGTGCCGCTGGCCGGCGGGGTGCTGCGCGCCACCGGCTTCGCCAACGAGGAGGGCGCCACCGCCGACCGCGACCGCAGCTTCGCCGGGTGGCGGAACGTGGCCGGCTCCGTACGCTACCGCGGCGGCTGGCTGGGGGAGGACGGCGAGCTGACGGTGGCCGGCGGGGGCTTCACGGCGGCGCTGCGTCACTATGGAATCCACGTCCTGGCTCAGCGCGGCCTCACGGAGCGCGCGCGCGTGGCCCTGGACCTGGGGCGCTCCGCGGGGCCGGTACGCCTGCGCTACGGCGCCGCGTACGAGTACACGCGCGTGCGCTACGAGGTGGACGAGGCGGCGCTGGGATGGGCCCCGCTGGTGCGCACCCACACGTACGGCGGCGCGACGGCCGCGTACGTGGACGCCACATGGCAGCCGAGCGCGCGGGTGAGCCTGCGCGGCGGCGTGCGCGGCGACTCGTACCGCTACTCGCCGCGCACCACCCTTTCGCCGCGCGGCTCCATCACCTGGCTGGTGGGCGACCGCGCGGCGCTCACGCTGGCGGCCGGGCGCTACCACCAGTACGTGCGCACCCGCACCTTCAGCGACGGCGATCCACCGCCCTCCTTCGCGGATTCGGTGCGGCGGAACGTGGCCTCGGAGCTGGTGGTGGCGTCGGCCAACCACGTCTCCGTGGGGCTGGACCAGGAGCTCTCGGATGGGGTGCGGCTGGGGGTCGAAGGCTTCTACAAGCGCTTCCGCGACGTCCCCACGCTTCCCGGCAAGGCCGCGTACAACTCGGGGATGGAGCTGTGGGTGCGCCGCGGCACGGGCCGGCTGACGGGGTGGATCGGCTACACGCTCACCTGGGCGTGGTCGCTGGAGGACGACGGCCTTTCCGCGGACGACATCGTGGGGCGGCAGGTGCTGAGCGCGGGCCTCGCCACTCCATTGGGCCGTGCGGCGAAGCTCAGCGCGCGCTTCCAGTACGGCTCCGGGCTCTCCGCATCGCGCATTCTCCCCGGCACCGCGGATCGGTCCGCGTTCCAGCCCGAGTCGCAGAACGCCCTGGCCACCGCCTCCGAGCCGCTCCTGGCCGTCCCCAGCGAGGAGCCGTACCTGCGCCTGGACGCGGAGCTCTCGCGCACCTGGACGCCGCTGCTTGCCGGTCGCCGCACGGAGCTGACCCCCTACTTCCGCGTGATCAACGCGCTGGACCAGCGCGAGCCCCTCTTCTACCAGCCCGGCCCCGACGGCGAAGACTCGCGCACCGCCGTCGGCGGGTTCCCCATCCTTCCCGTGCTGGGGCTGACGTTCCGGTTTTAG
- a CDS encoding zf-HC2 domain-containing protein: MKHLDEGTLQALADGELAGGERRAADAHLAGCGACAVELASLRADHATLGAALARADVAPPTAAAQMSLRRRRAAAQWAGEGRRALLRAAMLLVALGGVAFAAVPGSPLREWIAGDSPAAPARSELPALKPNAAPAPTVPAPAAGVSILPDGGAVRVVLNGAAPGLVVHARLTSGELVEVSASGAAAGARFRTAPGRIEVLDAGAGEIRIALPRGADAAVVEVDGRVYVAKEGAELRVSPPGAPSATAPEAEFRVEG; the protein is encoded by the coding sequence ATGAAGCACTTGGATGAGGGCACCCTCCAGGCACTCGCCGACGGCGAGCTGGCCGGCGGCGAGCGGCGCGCGGCGGATGCCCACCTTGCCGGCTGCGGCGCGTGCGCCGTGGAGCTGGCGTCCCTTCGCGCGGACCACGCCACGCTGGGCGCCGCGCTCGCCCGCGCCGACGTGGCGCCCCCCACCGCCGCCGCGCAGATGTCGCTGCGGCGCAGGCGTGCCGCGGCGCAGTGGGCCGGCGAGGGGCGGCGGGCGCTGCTCCGCGCCGCCATGCTCCTGGTGGCGCTGGGCGGGGTCGCCTTCGCGGCCGTCCCCGGCTCTCCGCTGCGCGAGTGGATCGCGGGCGATTCCCCCGCCGCCCCGGCCCGCAGCGAGCTCCCCGCGCTGAAGCCGAATGCGGCGCCGGCCCCCACCGTGCCCGCTCCCGCGGCCGGCGTCTCCATCCTGCCGGACGGCGGTGCGGTGCGCGTGGTGCTGAACGGCGCCGCGCCGGGTCTGGTGGTCCACGCCCGGCTCACCAGCGGCGAGCTGGTGGAGGTCTCGGCGAGCGGCGCGGCGGCGGGTGCCCGCTTCCGCACGGCGCCGGGCCGCATCGAGGTGCTGGATGCCGGCGCGGGCGAGATTCGCATCGCCCTTCCCCGCGGCGCCGATGCGGCCGTGGTGGAGGTGGACGGCCGCGTTTACGTGGCCAAGGAAGGCGCCGAGCTGCGGGTGTCGCCCCCGGGCGCCCCCTCCGCCACCGCCCCGGAGGCCGAGTTCCGCGTGGAAGGCTGA